In Laspinema palackyanum D2c, a genomic segment contains:
- the aroF gene encoding 3-deoxy-7-phosphoheptulonate synthase: protein MIIVMKVGTPEAEIDRLNAELTENWGLTPEKIVGRYKVVIGLVGDTADLDLQQLQEMSPAIEQVLRVEQPFKRVSREFRHGEASEVVVDTPNGPVHFGETHPIVVVAGPCSVENEDMIVETARRVKAAGAKFLRGGAFKPRTSPYAFQGHGESALELLATAREVTGLGIITELMDASDLEMLGEVADVIQIGARNMHNFSLLKKVGAQDKPVLLKRGMSATIEEWLMAAEYILAAGNPRVILCERGIRTFDRQYTRNTLDLSVIPVLRKLTHLPIMIDPSHGTGWSDQVPSMARAAIAAGTDSLMIEVHPTPNKALSDGPQSLTPDRFDHLMGEELAVIGKAVGRWTVPTPVLA from the coding sequence ATGATCATTGTAATGAAGGTCGGCACACCCGAAGCCGAAATTGACCGACTCAATGCAGAATTGACCGAAAATTGGGGGCTGACCCCGGAGAAAATAGTCGGTCGCTATAAAGTCGTAATTGGACTGGTTGGGGATACGGCAGATTTGGATCTGCAACAACTCCAAGAAATGAGTCCGGCGATCGAACAAGTCTTGCGGGTAGAACAACCCTTTAAGCGCGTCAGTCGGGAATTCCGCCACGGCGAAGCTTCAGAAGTCGTGGTGGATACTCCTAATGGTCCGGTTCACTTTGGTGAAACCCACCCGATCGTGGTGGTGGCAGGACCCTGTTCTGTGGAAAACGAGGATATGATTGTTGAGACGGCCCGACGAGTCAAAGCGGCTGGGGCCAAGTTTTTGCGAGGCGGTGCCTTTAAACCCCGCACCTCGCCCTATGCGTTCCAAGGACATGGCGAAAGTGCGTTAGAGTTACTCGCCACAGCGCGGGAAGTCACTGGGTTGGGAATTATTACCGAACTGATGGATGCGTCAGATTTGGAGATGTTAGGGGAAGTCGCCGATGTCATCCAAATTGGGGCGCGGAATATGCATAATTTTTCCCTGTTAAAGAAAGTCGGTGCTCAGGATAAGCCGGTGTTACTCAAACGGGGAATGTCCGCCACGATTGAAGAGTGGTTGATGGCAGCGGAGTATATTTTGGCCGCAGGCAATCCCCGGGTGATTTTGTGTGAACGGGGAATCCGGACTTTTGACCGGCAGTACACCCGGAATACTTTGGATTTATCGGTGATTCCGGTCCTGAGAAAGCTGACTCACCTGCCGATTATGATTGATCCCAGTCATGGAACGGGTTGGTCAGATCAGGTGCCTTCGATGGCGCGGGCGGCGATCGCAGCAGGAACCGACTCCCTGATGATTGAAGTACACCCGACGCCCAATAAAGCCCTCTCCGATGGACCCCAATCCCTCACCCCCGATCGCTTTGATCACCTGATGGGAGAAGAGTTAGCGGTGATTGGTAAAGCCGTTGGTCGGTGGACTGTCCCCACCCCCGTCTTAGCGTAA
- a CDS encoding PAM68 family protein, which yields MSQEPQRNRLPFEPKRKKPAKNNSTPKASETPASGKPEKTARRPMSKEERAIPEVVSQRMVSRMAILCGVPTALGMFTFIASYFVITGDLFPLPNFAVVLVSMGCFGLGVIGLTYGVLSASWDEEIPGSLLGWQEFTTNLGRMNAARRAAKQKSQ from the coding sequence ATGTCACAGGAACCCCAACGAAATCGGTTACCGTTTGAGCCCAAACGGAAAAAACCGGCCAAAAACAACTCAACCCCCAAGGCATCCGAAACTCCAGCCTCTGGAAAACCGGAAAAAACTGCTCGTCGTCCGATGTCCAAAGAAGAACGGGCCATTCCCGAAGTGGTCAGCCAACGCATGGTGAGTCGGATGGCAATCTTGTGCGGGGTTCCGACTGCTTTGGGGATGTTTACATTTATCGCCAGCTATTTTGTGATCACTGGGGACTTGTTCCCCTTGCCTAATTTCGCCGTCGTCTTGGTGAGCATGGGCTGCTTTGGACTCGGCGTGATTGGGTTAACCTACGGCGTACTGTCCGCATCCTGGGATGAAGAGATTCCCGGATCCCTGTTAGGTTGGCAGGAGTTTACCACCAATTTGGGCCGAATGAATGCGGCGAGGCGAGCGGCGAAGCAAAAAAGCCAGTAG
- a CDS encoding ATPase, T2SS/T4P/T4SS family: MQTKTVTNWAAQMDSEQIFQLIDNLLPFEACLYHEVLPLSIKGSRLHLGMVDPEDSAALEYVRRILGYMRCSLVSEPISAEIHRSMLSAYLNYMHTGKKKASAPPHTPGSHVPAPSMPPLPNSSHASSVAVHSRNDLLPLPHSHLATSDRPSLPAPHSTPMLPGAAVPLLQVSVSHPHSSLDELANLPPKELLQELLGRILEGGIGRLYFERQSQQGRILWSQDGVVQSVMDGLELSLFGGVMNELKLLAHLPLIPLQKPKQVEIERRYNKEELLLRLRVMPGTDGERATLQVLRGAALKFYKQQQVEDLSRDALRLALQLQRKVDELRDRASKIPDLALSKLDALPALNQLIRQVDEQLAKLKALDEHKE, translated from the coding sequence ATGCAAACCAAAACCGTCACTAACTGGGCAGCACAAATGGATTCCGAGCAAATCTTCCAGCTAATTGACAACCTGTTGCCTTTTGAAGCCTGCCTTTATCATGAGGTGTTACCGTTGTCCATTAAAGGGAGCCGTCTCCACCTGGGTATGGTCGATCCCGAAGATTCTGCCGCCTTGGAATATGTCCGGCGCATTCTGGGATATATGAGGTGTTCTCTGGTATCCGAACCGATTTCTGCTGAGATTCACCGCTCGATGCTCAGTGCTTACTTAAACTATATGCACACCGGGAAGAAAAAAGCATCGGCTCCACCTCATACCCCGGGGAGTCATGTTCCCGCCCCGTCCATGCCTCCTTTGCCGAATTCCTCCCATGCTTCCTCGGTGGCAGTGCATTCTCGGAACGATTTGCTCCCCCTACCCCATTCCCATTTAGCGACTAGCGATCGCCCGAGCTTACCCGCACCTCACTCGACACCCATGTTACCAGGGGCGGCGGTGCCGCTGTTGCAAGTGAGTGTCTCCCATCCTCACAGTTCCCTGGATGAACTTGCCAATTTACCCCCCAAGGAGCTTTTACAAGAGTTATTGGGGCGAATTTTAGAAGGGGGTATCGGTCGGCTTTATTTCGAGCGCCAATCTCAACAGGGGCGAATTCTTTGGAGTCAAGATGGGGTCGTGCAGTCGGTGATGGACGGTTTGGAACTGTCCCTGTTTGGGGGGGTGATGAACGAACTCAAGCTATTGGCACACTTGCCGTTAATCCCCCTGCAAAAACCGAAACAGGTGGAAATTGAACGGCGCTATAACAAAGAAGAGTTATTATTACGCTTGCGGGTGATGCCAGGAACTGATGGGGAACGGGCGACCTTGCAAGTGTTGCGCGGGGCGGCTTTAAAGTTTTACAAGCAGCAGCAGGTGGAGGATTTAAGTCGGGATGCCTTGCGACTAGCGCTACAACTTCAGCGGAAGGTGGATGAATTGCGCGATCGCGCCAGTAAAATTCCCGATCTAGCTTTATCCAAGTTAGATGCACTGCCTGCGCTCAACCAGTTAATTCGTCAGGTGGATGAACAGTTAGCTAAACTCAAGGCACTGGACGAGCATAAGGAGTAG
- a CDS encoding HetZ-related protein 2 has translation MTLAEQLAQEWRSRLSQDCAEHPVSTHESIVQWLLGEDPERFEALTPEKLEIIRSAMDYRYRILLRVLGVPTERAYTNLIRRLSSLVLLRNKIKTWVALSRDRQRTVVDVVQEVIQELCERDRYMQQQIAWIGKSTQTSRVRNALLLATIEEYCLRPVRNQPLLAYRFFNYLRRSQRGGLTQVPEAELIRLVSDEIGSDESDSSISLLDAQAIANTQDAIAWEEQQLLRQTVQQEFADYLAKNVDPTAADWLRLYLQGCSQDAIAKGLNLPVKQVYRLREKVSYHAIRVFSLKIEPELVANWLQISLQDHGFGLTSTQWQQFYQTLTPEQQQLLDQLKQGQSLEAIAQNQGLKHSQVLGEWTQLYLAAQSLRNSRSEADG, from the coding sequence ATGACGTTGGCAGAACAACTGGCGCAAGAGTGGCGATCGCGCCTATCCCAGGATTGTGCAGAGCATCCAGTGAGCACCCACGAGAGTATCGTGCAATGGCTGTTGGGGGAGGATCCGGAGCGTTTTGAGGCCCTGACGCCAGAAAAGCTAGAAATCATCCGTTCGGCGATGGACTATCGCTATCGGATTTTGCTCAGGGTCCTCGGGGTGCCGACGGAACGAGCTTATACGAATTTAATCCGTCGGTTGTCTTCGTTGGTGCTGCTGCGAAATAAGATAAAAACTTGGGTGGCGCTGAGTCGCGATCGCCAGCGGACGGTGGTGGATGTGGTGCAGGAAGTCATCCAGGAGTTGTGCGAACGCGATCGCTATATGCAACAGCAAATTGCCTGGATTGGCAAATCCACCCAAACCTCGCGGGTCAGAAATGCGCTGTTGTTGGCAACTATTGAAGAATATTGCTTGCGTCCGGTTCGGAATCAACCTTTACTCGCCTATCGGTTTTTTAACTATTTGCGGAGGTCCCAGCGTGGGGGCTTGACTCAGGTGCCCGAGGCGGAATTAATTCGCCTGGTTTCTGATGAAATTGGTTCGGATGAGTCAGACAGTTCGATTAGTTTGTTGGATGCTCAGGCGATCGCCAACACGCAAGATGCGATCGCCTGGGAAGAACAACAACTCTTACGCCAAACCGTCCAACAGGAGTTTGCCGACTATTTGGCGAAAAATGTGGATCCAACTGCAGCGGATTGGTTGCGATTGTATCTTCAAGGTTGCTCCCAAGATGCGATCGCCAAGGGTCTCAATTTACCCGTTAAGCAAGTCTATCGCTTGCGGGAAAAAGTCAGCTACCATGCGATTCGCGTCTTTTCCCTGAAAATCGAACCGGAGTTAGTCGCCAACTGGCTACAAATTAGCTTACAAGACCACGGGTTCGGTCTAACCTCGACCCAGTGGCAACAATTTTATCAAACCCTCACCCCAGAACAACAACAGCTACTTGACCAACTCAAACAGGGACAATCTTTAGAGGCGATCGCCCAGAACCAAGGACTCAAACATTCTCAAGTGCTAGGGGAATGGACCCAACTTTATTTAGCGGCTCAGTCCCTCCGCAATAGCCGTTCCGAAGCCGATGGTTGA
- the rpsO gene encoding 30S ribosomal protein S15: MTLTQERKHELINEYQIHETDTGSADVQVAMLTTRINQLSAHLKTNKKDHSSRRGLLKMIGQRKRLLAYILKQDQARYRALITRLGIRG, from the coding sequence ATGACCCTGACGCAAGAGCGCAAACACGAACTCATCAACGAATATCAAATCCATGAGACCGACACCGGATCGGCAGATGTGCAAGTTGCCATGTTAACCACCCGGATTAACCAACTCAGCGCACACCTGAAAACCAACAAAAAAGACCACTCCTCCAGAAGAGGATTGTTGAAAATGATTGGTCAGCGCAAGCGCTTACTGGCCTATATTTTGAAACAAGACCAAGCCCGCTATCGCGCTTTGATTACCCGCCTCGGGATTCGGGGTTAG
- a CDS encoding sucrose-phosphate phosphatase, whose translation MSQFLFITDLDHTYVGDDAALAILQEALSQHRQTYGTKIVYSTGRSPALYQELQQEKQLIQPDALVTSVGTEIYTNGMEAYDSEWADILSDGWDRDRILATAGHFSDLVSQPDSEQRPFKVSYFLSEDVAPDLLPRLESALKDRSLEVRLIYSGGKDLDILPIRGNKGLAMQFIRNRYGMEPEQTVACGDSGNDIALFEVGEERGIIVGNAQPELRTWYEEHRQDSLYFAQASCAGGILEGLKHFQFL comes from the coding sequence GGCAATCCTTCAGGAAGCACTCAGTCAGCATCGCCAAACCTATGGAACGAAAATTGTCTATTCCACCGGGCGATCGCCTGCACTGTACCAGGAACTCCAACAAGAAAAGCAACTCATCCAACCGGATGCCTTAGTTACCTCCGTTGGCACCGAAATCTATACCAATGGCATGGAAGCGTATGACTCCGAATGGGCGGATATTCTCTCGGACGGGTGGGACCGCGATCGCATTCTGGCAACTGCCGGTCATTTTTCTGACTTAGTGTCCCAACCAGACTCGGAACAGCGCCCTTTTAAAGTCAGTTATTTCCTTTCCGAGGATGTCGCCCCTGATTTACTCCCCCGGTTAGAATCTGCCTTAAAAGACCGCTCATTAGAGGTGCGTTTGATTTACAGTGGCGGCAAAGACCTGGATATTTTACCCATCAGGGGAAATAAAGGGTTAGCCATGCAATTTATCCGCAACCGCTACGGCATGGAACCAGAACAAACCGTTGCCTGTGGGGACTCGGGGAATGATATCGCCCTGTTTGAAGTAGGGGAAGAACGGGGGATCATCGTTGGAAATGCCCAACCCGAGTTGCGAACCTGGTATGAAGAACATCGCCAGGATAGTCTTTATTTTGCCCAAGCATCCTGTGCTGGTGGTATATTAGAAGGCTTAAAACATTTTCAGTTCTTGTAA
- a CDS encoding calcium-binding protein — translation TDDDDVTDDDDADDVTDDDDADDVTDDVDDADDVSDNMLTGGEGNDTLMGGRGNDTLMGDSGDDFLFGVSGNNYLEGGEGDDTLLGGTGNDTLIGGSGNNFLNGGSGADTLTGGSGDDTLRGGSGADVFVFDGSTLGSETEAGDDENATQQDLILDFNGEEGDVIQIDGATFGITNISDLFVENGSDGFGIATTTLQNGDILSTITFSANYSLEVLSEVELTEDNFLLM, via the coding sequence CACCGATGATGATGATGTCACCGATGATGATGATGCTGATGATGTCACCGATGATGATGATGCTGATGACGTCACCGATGATGTTGATGATGCCGATGATGTCTCCGATAATATGCTCACGGGTGGAGAAGGCAACGACACCTTGATGGGGGGTCGGGGTAACGATACCCTGATGGGAGACAGTGGCGATGACTTCCTGTTTGGAGTGTCAGGCAATAACTACCTAGAGGGTGGAGAAGGTGACGACACCCTGCTTGGTGGGACCGGCAATGATACGCTCATCGGCGGCAGCGGTAACAACTTCCTGAATGGTGGATCCGGTGCCGATACCCTCACGGGTGGATCCGGTGACGATACCCTCCGGGGTGGATCCGGTGCAGATGTCTTCGTGTTCGATGGCAGTACCCTCGGTAGCGAGACGGAAGCAGGGGATGACGAGAACGCCACCCAGCAAGATCTGATTTTGGACTTCAATGGCGAAGAAGGAGACGTTATCCAAATTGACGGCGCTACTTTTGGGATTACGAATATCTCCGACTTGTTTGTTGAAAATGGTTCGGACGGGTTTGGCATCGCCACCACTACTTTACAAAACGGAGACATCCTTTCCACGATTACCTTTAGTGCAAATTACTCCCTAGAGGTCTTATCTGAGGTAGAACTCACGGAAGATAACTTCCTACTGATGTAA
- the ruvA gene encoding Holliday junction branch migration protein RuvA has protein sequence MIGYLKGTVAGVQKNTGNRVFLTLEVNGVGYDLQISPRTIRQLPAVGETLQMFTHLQVREDQMVLYGFASHAERELFRQLIAVSGIGTQLAIALLDTLELNELVQAIVTSNTAILAKAPGVGKKTAERISLELRTKLAQWRKESGVSATPAMGVKPALQEDVEMTLLAIGYSSSEVMESLSAIAQSGQLSNEDPVEEWIRQAIAWLASQ, from the coding sequence ATGATCGGCTATCTCAAAGGCACTGTGGCAGGGGTTCAAAAAAATACGGGCAATCGGGTTTTCCTAACTTTAGAGGTGAATGGGGTGGGGTATGACTTGCAAATTAGTCCTCGGACGATTCGCCAGTTACCGGCAGTCGGAGAAACTTTGCAGATGTTTACCCATCTCCAGGTTCGCGAGGACCAGATGGTGCTCTATGGGTTTGCGTCTCATGCGGAACGGGAATTATTTCGGCAATTAATTGCCGTGAGTGGGATTGGGACTCAGTTGGCGATCGCCCTGTTGGATACCCTAGAGTTGAACGAATTGGTCCAGGCGATCGTCACCAGTAATACCGCCATCCTCGCTAAAGCGCCAGGGGTGGGGAAAAAGACTGCGGAACGGATTTCCCTAGAACTGAGAACCAAACTGGCGCAATGGCGGAAGGAATCCGGGGTGAGTGCGACTCCAGCAATGGGAGTCAAACCGGCATTGCAAGAGGATGTAGAGATGACGTTGCTGGCGATCGGATATAGCAGTAGCGAAGTCATGGAATCTTTATCGGCGATCGCTCAAAGTGGCCAATTATCCAACGAGGACCCGGTAGAAGAGTGGATCCGACAGGCGATCGCCTGGTTAGCCTCCCAATAA